From the Tepidimicrobium xylanilyticum genome, the window TATAGGTGCTGCAAATATAGTTGGTGTTCCAACGGCTATAGCCTTCGGTGGCCCAGGTGCAGTTTTTTGGATGTGGGTCGTGGCTTTAATTGGAGCAGGTGCAAAATTTGCAGAAATAGTTCTTGCTATTAAATATAGGGAGAAAAATGAAGTAGGCGAATATACAGGAGGTCCAATGTACTATTTAGCAAAAGGGATTCAAGGGCCTTTAGGAAAAACCTTAGGATTTTTATTCTCTTTTTTCCTAATGATCGAAATAGCCCCATCTATTGCTGCCCAAACCGTTTCAGTGGTTCAATCTGCCAGTACTATAAATATCCCAAACTGGATAGTAGGATTTGCTCTAGCAATTGTAGTCGCTATAGTTGTATATGGTGGAATCAAGAGAATTGCCCAGGTTTCAGAGAAACTCGTTCCCTTTATGGCTATAATATATGTGATAGGTTCCATAGTTATTATAATCAACAATATTTCAGAACTGCCAAGTGCAATAGCATCCATATTTAAGCATGCCTTTACTCCTGCTGCAGCCGCTGGTGGATTTGCAGGTGCCACAATAACTCAAACCATAAGATGGGGTACTGCTAGAGGAGTCTATTCAAATGAATCCGGTATGGGTACAGCCCCAATTGCACATGCTGCTTCAGTAACTGATCACCCAGTACGTCAAGCTATATGGGGATTATTCGAAAATGTTGTTGATACTTTAATAGTATGTACAGTAACTGCTCTTGTAGTATTGGTCACTGGATTATACCAAGCTGTCCCTGCAGACCAAGCTGGCACTATACCATCTTTAGCTTTTCAATCGGTATTAGGATCTAGCTTAGGAGGAGGAATTGTAACTATTAGTATTACACTATTTGTACTTTCAACAATTATTGTTATAGTATATTATGGAGAAAAGCAAGCAGAATACCTGTTTGGAATTAGATT encodes:
- a CDS encoding alanine/glycine:cation symporter family protein, yielding MQFILDAIISFSNWLWGMPMLIILVGGSVIVTIRLGFIQFRYFPYAMRETFGKIFKKSNDGEGTISAFQATSTALASCIGAANIVGVPTAIAFGGPGAVFWMWVVALIGAGAKFAEIVLAIKYREKNEVGEYTGGPMYYLAKGIQGPLGKTLGFLFSFFLMIEIAPSIAAQTVSVVQSASTINIPNWIVGFALAIVVAIVVYGGIKRIAQVSEKLVPFMAIIYVIGSIVIIINNISELPSAIASIFKHAFTPAAAAGGFAGATITQTIRWGTARGVYSNESGMGTAPIAHAASVTDHPVRQAIWGLFENVVDTLIVCTVTALVVLVTGLYQAVPADQAGTIPSLAFQSVLGSSLGGGIVTISITLFVLSTIIVIVYYGEKQAEYLFGIRFAKVMRIIYIISILLGTFGGLEFIYQFMDFMLALVIIPNMLGLLLLSKDVKDLKDEFFGNPDYYNN